In the genome of Planococcus donghaensis, the window CATTATGAATGCGTGGGAAGAAGCTTATGGCGTCATCGCCGATGCCTTTATCGGTGTTGAAAAAGACATGTATGCAAATATGGAAACTCAAGAAAATGGTTGGAGTGTCTTTAAGGAATTCACCATTATCCGCAAAGAAAAAGAAAGTGAAAACATCACTTCTTTCTACTTAAAACCAGTAGATGGCAAAAACGTTCCTTCTTATAAGCCTGGTCAATACATTTCTGTTCGCATGGCCATTCCTGGTGAAAAGTATTTGTTTAATCGCCAATACAGCCTGTCTCAAGCAGCAGGCGAAGATGAGTTCCGTATTTCCGTTAAACGAGATGCAGACAACGACCCGAACGGACGCGTCTCTGTTTACTTGCACGATGATATGAATGTGGGCGATCGTTTTGAAGTTAGTGCTCCTGCTGGTGAATTTGTTCTTGATCCTACAAAAAATACACCTGTAGCATTTGTCAGTGGAGGTGTTGGCATTACCCCAATGATGAGTATGTTTGAAACAGTCGCAACATCAACACCAGAACGTCCAACTGCTTTTCTTCACGCTACGCGTAATGAATCAATGCATGCTTTTGATAAAGCTATTCAAAA includes:
- the hmpA gene encoding NO-inducible flavohemoprotein — its product is MLSVETRTIIKSTVPVLEQHGAAITTVFYKNLFEAHPELLNIFNHANQKKGRQQAALANTVYAAAVHIDNLEAILPAVVQIANKHVSLGVKPEHYPIVGDFLLKAIKEVLGDAATEDIMNAWEEAYGVIADAFIGVEKDMYANMETQENGWSVFKEFTIIRKEKESENITSFYLKPVDGKNVPSYKPGQYISVRMAIPGEKYLFNRQYSLSQAAGEDEFRISVKRDADNDPNGRVSVYLHDDMNVGDRFEVSAPAGEFVLDPTKNTPVAFVSGGVGITPMMSMFETVATSTPERPTAFLHATRNESMHAFDKAIQKHIDSMENASYKTLYSDQPEGYITRNVLEKYVDTTGDVYVCGPVPFMEAMIKELRTLGMKEEQIHFEFFGPAVALQTV